A region of the Plasmodium vinckei vinckei genome assembly, chromosome: PVVCY_11 genome:
ttttaaattacAAGTACAATCTTACGAAACTATTATTTAGTGGGGGGCTATagtttttattacatatattttatttattgtggaatattttttaattttttaaaatatgagtccatatttttgtattgcATAAGTTTGTTAATTCGAAGCAAAAATAGCCGCTGCACTTTTAAAATAGACAATAGtgtaaattaatttatttttattatacttttttactctttaatataaaatgttttttgcATTTAAGCTTAGTTACAAAAAACACATTGCATgtagaataataatatataaacaaatcgaattttgttttaaaaaatatataaaaaaaatcaataatTGTgtctacatattttattaaaactaaacaaaatgaaggCACATTTTTGgatttataaacaaatgtaattaaagtatattatttataaaattaaattatttatggaaagcaaaatatatatttattaaagaCATAATAGAAACATgacaacaaaaaaaaatggaattaaTCAGGAGTATACAatacatattaattaatatattgtttattataaacatatattcaCTAGATTCATGCacttattataatatcaaCTTATAAGTGTTTTTCCCATACGAGATATGTAAAGTGcaactaaaaaaattaggTTGATACATATGTGATGTCCTCCTGAATAgaataaaatgttttgtCAGAATGTTGGtctccattttttttatttttagtcACTTCTCCTCCAACAACTACAATAGTAAAATCCTCACCTAAATATGCATTAGTAACTTTTTGATGTAACATCGAATAAATTAATGTTGCTTTGCTAAATTTACTCTTTAAACCTGATTGTATAGAAATACCAGGTTGGGCATTTTggtttaataaaaaatcggAGCTAGctgtaaaaattaatttatgatGAGCAGAATGACCCCACATATAAAGCTGatttaatttgttaatGCACCCAGAATGTCGTTCCCCACAAAAAATCTTTTTTGctttttgattattttcatgTAACTCAACAAATTTAGGTGTACCaacaatattttgaaatcCAGAAACTCCACATTGTCCTGAAAGCTTATCCCCAAAAGACCATACATTTTCATCTTCCGTTATTAATAAAGCATGCCTTGCTCCAGCACTTATTTTACTAATATTAggcaattttttattattagcatctcttaatattaattgttcaggatatataaaataatatcctTCTTCATCATCAAAAGAGCGTCGGCCTAATTCGCCATAAGTTCCATCTCCCCATCCATATAATTCTCcatttgttaataataaaattccAAAATTTTTTCCCATTGCTATTTGTTTGATTTGATATGattcaaatttataaaaaaatgtaggcatgtatttcaaataattattatatgtttcTCCCCATATATACATAGAAGTGTTATTATCGCATACTGCTATGCTTTGATTGTActttgcatatatttgtgtgcatttttttttttttttttcacttttttcataatcaGTTATTAAATgagataaaaaattttgtgTTGTTTCAATAGCATCtccattattaataatatttaaaacagTAGGAACaaatttatcataattGCATTTTAGCCCATTATAATTTCCATGTCCCCATGAATAAAGAACATTATCTTTAGATAAACAAAGGGAGTGGTTATAGCCACAAgcaatttgttttatattagtTACTGAATCAATTAATGTTGGTTGCATGttatatacaattaaaTGCCCCTGTCCTAATTCCCCATGTAATCCTTTACCAAAAGAATACATGTTCCCAATAttacttaaaaataaagcacatgttttattacagctaatttcattaatttttacattacTTAATTCTGTATATATTGTTGGTAAATGCTCGGGTGTcccatcattttcatttattaccCTCTTTCcccaataatatattattgttcTTTTGTCTTCATATTTTggtaatttattaataaaatttgatgATATTATAGCTTTTGTTACTAATTTTGGCTGTGCcacattttcttctttggacttttttatattaaaaaagtttgCCATTTTATAATAGCATAAACATGCAATAagtaattattataactttttttttacggcttcatgcatatatatttgtacatataaaatggctaataaaattatggggtgtaaaaaaaactaaaaaaattaatgtattttttgcatACAACTTCGGCGATATTGTAAAGAAggaatattaaaagaaaattatttatacatccataatatataccaaacaaatatagtattattatatatgtgtgtcttcaaaaaaaattgtcaaATTGATTAAAAACAAtagcaaaaatatatattgaaattgttttacaataaaataCCAAAAGTTATAACTTTTCATTTACACCATAATACATACACCTGATATTCGTTTCCTACTTTATACACTTTGAATTATGCATGCATTATTGTGTATATTtagctatatttttttgtatgtgTGTGGGAAATAATTCAccttttttaaacattAATTTTCCTAATTttccataaaaaaatatgaaaaaaatattataataatataacataatataaatttagaataaaaaatataaaacaatttaacCATCCATATTGTATACAAGGACATGtgcatacattttttattattaattgtattttttaatatttatatagaaaatttatttaccttatttttgatattgggaattattatattcggaaaaattatatgatcTTATAAAGtaattctttttcatttaattttatgtgCCTCACCATTATAgactaaaaataaaactaatatgtatatgcaaCAGTTCGGAGAGAGAAAAgaataatcaaaataattatcgTTTTGGGATAtctttgaaaataatatatttatattcctctataaaattgtaaCTTCCTTTTGTTCGGAAATATAACTTATGTAATTTGTTtacaatatttaataaaatatatacgtGTTTCGTAAAATACTATGttacattatattattacaaaatatgtttatggCTATTTATGTCTTTGTTATTTTAGGACTCTGGTGATGTGCTtgaattttgttttacttTGTCAggatttaatatttattttaagcAGTTACTTTGTATCAGAATTGTAATTTATGTATCgtattctttttcattttaatattggcaattaaaaaacaatcatataaatatctaGTTATACAGCCATGCTTATTGGGGGCATATGGCTCGATGTTATTATGGATTTACaaatactatatatatcttaACAAAcaactatatatatgtattaatcattattataaaaattttaaaccgtaatgaaaataaaaaaaatatagtaaatgtaaataatgcCATAAGTTTTATCTCAGTAATTATTTGGTactatgaaatatatttaattcatgATAGTATagatattgaaaaaaataaacaaaacgtggttagttttttttattgcttATGAATAAAGAATAATCGATTTCTTcttatgtaaataatttacacAATTTCCATTTTAACTATAAAACTTTGGAGATTGCCAATAAGAGATATGCTAAATACacatacataaaaaatgcgATATAACAAGCAATAATTGTAATagtaattattattagcaAAAAGTTTTACTTAATTTATTCTCAgatgtttttaatttatatattaataggTATATAGTCAGATTATATATtcagaaataaatatattatgcattGATATAtggaattaatttttttttcaacgtcataatgaaat
Encoded here:
- a CDS encoding regulator of chromosome condensation, putative, which codes for MANFFNIKKSKEENVAQPKLVTKAIISSNFINKLPKYEDKRTIIYYWGKRVINENDGTPEHLPTIYTELSNVKINEISCNKTCALFLSNIGNMYSFGKGLHGELGQGHLIVYNMQPTLIDSVTNIKQIACGYNHSLCLSKDNVLYSWGHGNYNGLKCNYDKFVPTVLNIINNGDAIETTQNFLSHLITDYEKSEKKKKKCTQIYAKYNQSIAVCDNNTSMYIWGETYNNYLKYMPTFFYKFESYQIKQIAMGKNFGILLLTNGELYGWGDGTYGELGRRSFDDEEGYYFIYPEQLILRDANNKKLPNISKISAGARHALLITEDENVWSFGDKLSGQCGVSGFQNIVGTPKFVELHENNQKAKKIFCGERHSGCINKLNQLYMWGHSAHHKLIFTASSDFLLNQNAQPGISIQSGLKSKFSKATLIYSMLHQKVTNAYLGEDFTIVVVGGEVTKNKKNGDQHSDKTFYSIQEDITYVST